Part of the Capricornis sumatraensis isolate serow.1 chromosome 9, serow.2, whole genome shotgun sequence genome, CGGGGAAGCCTGTGGACTGGTGAGTGCGCGGGCACCCACTATTCCTCAGAGCCGCAGTGGGGCTTGCTGCACTCCTAGGAGAAAACAGGTGCCTTCCCGTCTTCCTCCATTCTGTCCGTCCCCCAACCTATAGGTTCGTCGTTTACAAGCTGCCGGCCCACACAGGGTCGGGAGATGCGACGCAGAACGGGCTGCGGTACAAGTACTTTGACGAATACTCAGAGGACTGGCGCGACGGCGTGGGGTTCATCAGTAGCACCACCGGCGCTGTGGGCCGCAGCCTGCTGCCGCTGTACCGAAACAACAGCCAGGTGATGACGCCTCCGGCCGAACCTGGGGTGGGACTCTAGGGTGGGCCTGACCTGAGGGAACCTTCACGTTGTCCCTGTCCATCTTCCCCAGCTCACCTTTGTGCTCTACAATGACCAACCGCCTGAATCCCGCGAGTCTAAGGACTCTTCCAGTCGTGGGCACACGAAAGGTGAGGCCACattgggggctgggggaaggtTCTGGTTTCCCTATGCGTCTTCTTCAGCTAATTCCTGACCTGCCTGTGTCTGAGGGTGAGCTGCTCTGGCAGGCCCTGGATATCTGTTTCCCTATCTTAAATCAACGTGGTCCTTCTTCTGAACTATAAGAACTGATGGCTGTGGAAACTGAACTCAGCAGTGGTCCTGACACTCACTGCCCACTGCCCACTGGTCCTGCAGTCCGGGCCCCCTACAGAGTGAGAGTGTTCCTGGTTGCACATGTGCTTGTTGTGATGTCTCAAGCAGTCCCCTCCCCCCATCAACTCCAATTTCTGGTTCAGGTGTGCTGCTCCTGGACCAAGAAGGGGGCTTCTGGTTGATCCACAGCGTTCCGAACTTCCCTCCACATGCCTCCTCTGCTGCGTACAGCTGGCCTCCTGGTGCCCAAAAATATGGGCAGACCCTGATCTGTGTATCTTTTCCTCTCACCCAGTTTCTGGATATCAGTGAGTAAAGACAGGGAGACAGGGTGAGTGAGTCCCTGATTCCCAGATCAGAATCTTAGAACAGTCCctcattttcttctcctcttgccctccaggCAAACAGCTGACCTATACCTACCCGCTGGTGTATGACCACAGGCTGGAAGGGGACTTCGCCCAGAAATTCCCCTACCTGGAGGAGGTAGTCAAGGGCCATCACGTTCGCCAGGGACCGTGGAACAGCAGTGTAACACTCACATCAAAGAAAGGAGCCACATTCCAGAGCTTTGCCAAATTTGGAAACTTTGGAGATGGTGAGGCCTGAGGTTGATGATTAGAGAACTCTTTCTCTGCAGAGGGACTGTCTGGTGGCTATGGGCAGGTCCTGGGTAGGGACTGGGACACATCTGAGTCATAATCACATGCAAGGTAAACAACCAACATGCCTGTGTTCAAGTATTGGTTTCTGGCTGTGTGATACATGATTTAATCAGGGTTTCAACTTACCTGTCTGAAAAATGGGAATAGTAATGGTATCTGCTTGAAAGGGCTGCTGTGTGCAAAGTGATACATATAAAGCATTTAGTAAGGGCTATTACTCTTAATGTTATAATCCTCCAGATGGCCAGGAATTGACAACTGAGGAAacagctcagagaggggaagttgCCTAGGGAATCCCTAGCATTGATCCTGACCCTGTCCATGCCCTCCTTCCATCTTCTGCAGACCTGTACTCTGGCTGGCTGGCGGAAGCCCTTGGCAGTACCCTGCAGGTCCAATTCTGGCAGAGATCTTCCGGTATCCTGCCCTCCAACTGCTCCAGGGCCCAGCATGTATTTGACGTGACTCAGACAGCCTTCCCTGGGCCAGCTGGGCCAGCCTTCAATGCCACAGAAGACCATTCCAAGTGGTGTGTAACCCCAAAAGGGCCCTGGGCCTGTGTGGGTGACATGAATCGGAACCAAAGAGAGGAGCACCGGGGTGGGGGCACTCTGTGTGCCCAGATGCTCTGGAAGGCCTTCAAGCCTCTGGTGAAGGCCTGGGAGCCCTGTGAAAACAAGAGCAGGGCCTTCTCTCTAGGAAGCCCAGCAGGACATATAAGAGCTAAGGTTCAGGGGCCAgtgtggacttgagtttgaatctATTTTGTCCCTTCCTATTTGTATGGCCTTAATCATGTGCCTTAATCTGTGACTCATCTGTACAGTGGGAATCATAGTAATACAAAGAAATTGGTAAATGAGACTGTTATTCTTTCTTCAGCTGGGCACTGGGACTCTGAACAGCATTGCAATTGCTCAGGGTCTGGGGGCAGCTGGCACACAGATGAGACTCAGAATAGGACCCCAAGTAAGGGTCCACCCAAGACCTACCTCCCCTCTTTATGGTAACTAGGACTGGAGGAAGTTTCACCCTTTAACAAGCACACAGGCAAGGGGGTGGAAACAGGATGTCCTGCCTCGCTAGGGGAGGAGGGGCGAGCTCCAGAAAGCTCACACAGCAGGGGCGCACTTTatttatatgtgtacatatgtatacagGCGGCTGTACAGCACGGGGCCAGCGGCTCCCACTGCTATGGGCCTGGGGGCATGGGGCAGGGCGCCCCTTTTTTGGTCGGGCCTACTGAGGGCACAGCTTCAGCAGGGCACCGAGAAGTTGGCCCCACCTCAGGCTTGGCGGTCGGGCCCGGCAGGGAagcaggtggggctgggggcccgGCACTGCTGGGCACATTTTTTGTTGGGGCTTGGGAGGGGGTCTGGGGGTCTGGGGAGAGCTTGGGAGAGGCAGGTTTGGAACGAGGCCCGCTCAGCGTGGTCCGCTCCTCTACCACCTCCAGCACCCAGCGCTCCCGGCCCCGGAGGGCCTCAGGTTGAGGAGGCGCCAGGGGTGCAGATTCGGGCAATGCCTTGGAGTCCGCACTCGGGGTATGCACACTTGGGGGCTGAGACACCTCGGCTTTCGCCCCGGGCCGTACGGGCTCTACGACAATGGGCACCGGGGGCGTGCCTGCTTCGCCGGAACTGCTGCGCCGGCCGGTCTCGTGTTCCTGCACCGGGCTCAGGGCGGACTTGGCCACGGCCCTGGCCGTCCCGCCCGTACCGTCTTCGGTCTGCACGCTCTGGTGTCGCGCGCCGCTGGCGTCCCGCTCCAGGGTCCGACCCCCAGGGGTCGCGCGGGGCGGGGTGCAGGCCTCGGCGCCACCCGGGGACTCTTTCTCCTTACTTGATGCCAGCGGCCTGGGGGCGCCCTCGGGCAGCAGCGGGTCCGCGCCCAGGCTCAAGGGCGACTCCTGGCGGCCCAGGCGGCGGACGGCGACCTGCCGGGGCGCACCGGGACCCTCGATAGGGGGTGTCTCGCCGTCCGACTCTGCGAGGCTATGCAGCGCTAGCTCGCCGTGGAAGTCCTTGCGGAAATCCGGGTGGCCCACCTCGAGGCTGTGTTTGCGCAGCGCGCCCTTCTTGTCGGCGCCCAGTGAGGCTCCCAGCTTCTCCGCCGACTGCACCCGTTTGAGGAGTGGGGAGCGCGGGGGCTCGGCACTCTTCGGGCGCGGGCGCACCACCGGCGGCGACGAGTGCAGCTTGGCCGGGAAGCTCTGCGTGGTGTGCGAGCTGCCCACCGTGTGGcccggcagcggcggcggcgacgCCTGTGTCGGGGACGGCGTGTGCGCCAGCGGCGACAGCGGGATGTTGCCTGCCGACTTGCAGCGCGCAGAGCGGTACTGGCGGTGCAGCTTCGGCGACAGGCCGTGCAGCGTGCTGGGCCGGATGTGGTGCGACGCTGACGACGCCGGCGAGTTGGGCGTGCTCGAGGCGGGCGAGCTACTCTGGGACGAGGCGCCTGCGGGCGGGCGAGAGAGAGCAAAGAACTGGGTGGGCGCCGCCAGGGCACTGCCCCGCCCGCACATGCCGCCCGCCCCGCGCAGGCGCAGGGTCTACCTAGGTAGGCGGAGTCGGGCGTGGAGCGGTAGCTGTGGGTGGGCGAGCGCGCCGGCAGGCCGTGCGTGGGAGAGCCGGGCAAGCTGTCGCTGGACGACAGCGAGCGGTTCAACGACGACAGCGAGCGGCTAGTGTGCAGCAAGTTTGACTGCTTCGTGATCTTGCGGAAGAGGGAGCTGCGCTTCTTGCTAGAGAACAAGGAGGGAACCAGTTTCCCTGGACCAGACTCTAGAGCTCCCGGCTCTTCCCACTTCAGGGCCACAAGGCACCTCCTGGAACCACCCACCCAATCTGGACCCTCCCTCTTCAAAAACAATACTGTTGGAGACTGGAGACTTCCTTTATGGCTGTCCCACTTGGCTCCTCCCACCTGGCCTACCGATTGCTTGTTGACCACTCACAGTCCAAGCTAGAAACATCCTTCCAAACAGAACCAACCTATTCTGGCCCCGTCCACCTTTCTAGCCACCCCCTCTTCAGCTAAACCCACCTATCAGGGCAGGAAGAATTTCACTGGCCTCAGCCTGACGCATCTCACTCCAATCCCCACTCACTCTTTGTCCAGGCCAAACCCGCTGATCAAAACAGAAAACTCTCCTGGCTCCACCCACCTCTCCTAATTCTGCATTATTTGTAAGGGAAGAAATTATTTCTACTGGCCTGGTATGCTCCTCCCAGGTAGAAGTCTCTTCTCCTGGCCCCTCCCAGTCTCCTAAATGCATCCAGCAAAGCAGGGTCATCTCTTGGATGGTGCCCTCTTGGTCCGTA contains:
- the DNASE2 gene encoding deoxyribonuclease-2-alpha codes for the protein MATLSSLLLTALLWVPVGTLTCYGDSGKPVDWFVVYKLPAHTGSGDATQNGLRYKYFDEYSEDWRDGVGFISSTTGAVGRSLLPLYRNNSQLTFVLYNDQPPESRESKDSSSRGHTKGVLLLDQEGGFWLIHSVPNFPPHASSAAYSWPPGAQKYGQTLICVSFPLTQFLDISKQLTYTYPLVYDHRLEGDFAQKFPYLEEVVKGHHVRQGPWNSSVTLTSKKGATFQSFAKFGNFGDDLYSGWLAEALGSTLQVQFWQRSSGILPSNCSRAQHVFDVTQTAFPGPAGPAFNATEDHSKWCVTPKGPWACVGDMNRNQREEHRGGGTLCAQMLWKAFKPLVKAWEPCENKSRAFSLGSPAGHIRAKVQGPVWT